The following proteins are encoded in a genomic region of Micropterus dolomieu isolate WLL.071019.BEF.003 ecotype Adirondacks linkage group LG04, ASM2129224v1, whole genome shotgun sequence:
- the LOC123969503 gene encoding long-chain fatty acid transport protein 1-like encodes MHLMSGVLVCLCAFGAVRLLSLPWFCSLLAGLGLFVVWRGSWKFILVVLRTIKRDLLCLAVILRVKSSMDRNLRNRSTIPALFAQMVTRHPDKPAFIYEPTGEVWSFRELQERCHAVAHWALAQGWAEGDVVALYMESQPLVAALWLGLAMIGVETALINHNLRQHSLLHCVRVSGARAMVFGTEMREAVSEVSGSLQPDMVLFSSGERDDDEMLRSLQVQSLDALLDRSPKHPPNYTLRKGFNDRLFYIYTSGTTGMPKPAVVVHSRYYRIAAFGFHSFGLCRDDIIYNCLPLYHSAGTIMGVGQCLLFGLTVVVRRKFSASRFWDDCAKHNCTVIIYIGEICRYLLAQPVRPSEAHHCVRVAMGNGLRQSVWEEFVQRFRIKRVGEFYGATECNCSLINIDGKVGACGFNSRILPSFYPIRLVRLQGENGQLLRDSQGLCIPCLPGEPGMLVGRINHTDPLRRFDGYADQDATNQKIAHNVFKMGDSAYVSGDVLVMDEYGYMYFRDRSGDTFRWRGENVSTTEVEGVLSRLLGHTDVAVYGVSVPGVEGKAGMAAIAHAGGQFDLDAFLIAVQKALPSYARPVFLRLMPCVDTTGTFKIQKTRVQREGYKPKDSLEEIYFLNSCAGHYEAVTDELYSAIMEGRVCL; translated from the exons ATGCATCTGATGAGTGGTGTCCTAGTGTGCCTCTGTGCGTTTGGGGCTGTTAGGCTGCTCTCCCTCCCCTGGTTTTGCAGCCTGTTGGCAGGGCTGGGGCTCTTCGTGGTCTGGAGGGGTTCCTGGAAGTTCATACTTGTAGTTCTACGCACCATCAAAAGAGACCTATT GTGTCTGGCTGTGATTCTGCGAGTGAAGTCTTCCATGGACCGTAACCTGCGAAACAGAAGCACCATCCCTGCCCTGTTTGCCCAGATGGTGACCCGGCACCCAGACAAACCTGCTTTTATCTACGAGCCTACGGGAGAA GTTTGGAGTTTCAGGGAGCTGCAGGAGCGATGCCATGCTGTGGCTCACTGGGCACTGGCTCAGGGATGGGCTGAGGGAGATGTGGTGGCCTTGTACATGGAAAGCCAGCCTTTAGTGGCGGCTCTGTGGTTGGGTCTGGCTATGATCGGTGTAGAGACGGCACTCATCAACCACAACCTTCGGCAGCACTCTCTGCTTCACTGTGTTAGAGTGTCTGGTGCTCGGGCAATGGTGTTCGGGACAGAGATGAGAGAAG CGGTGTCAGAGGTGAGCGGCTCTCTGCAGCCCGACATGGTTTTGTTCAGCAGTGGTGAGCGGGACGATGATGAAATGCTCAGAAGCCTCCAAGTTCAAAGCCTGGACGCCTTGCTGGACCGTTCGCCCAAACACCCCCCGAACTACACACTCAGGAAGGGATTCAATG ACAGACTTTTCTACATCTACACTTCTGGTACAACAGGAATGCCAAAACCAGCTGTTGTGGTGCACAGTCG GTATTATCGCATTGCTGCCTTTGGCTTCCACTCCTTTGGCTTGTGTCGTGACGACATCATCTACAACTGCCTTCCCCTGTATCATTCTGCAG GTACCATCATGGGTGTAGGCCAGTGTTTGCTCTTTGGTTTGACTGTTGTAGTAAGGAGGAAGTTTTCAGCCAGTCGCTTCTGGGATGATTGTGCCAAACACAACTGCACA gtaaTTATATACATAGGTGAGATTTGCCGATACCTTTTGGCCCAGCCAGTCCGTCCATCTGAGGCACATCACTGTGTGCGTGTTGCAATGGGTAACGGCCTTCGTCAGTCAGTGTGGGAAGAGTTTGTCCAGAGATTCAGAATCAAACGAGTTGGGGAATTTTATGGCGCCACAGAGTGCAACTGCAGCCTGATTAACATAGACGGAAAg GTGGGGGCATGTGGCTTCAACAGTCGCATCCTGCCAAGCTTTTACCCCATCAGATTGGTCAGGCTGCAGGGGGAGAATGGACAGCTGCTCAGGGATTCACAGGGACTCTGTATACCCTGTCTGCCTG GTGAGCCAGGTATGTTAGTGGGACGCATAAACCACACTGATCCGCTCAGGAGATTCGACGGTTACGCTGATCAGGATGCCACAAATCAGAAAATAGCTCACAATGTCTTCAAGATGGGAGACTCTGCTTATGTCTCAG gtgaCGTGCTGGTGATGGATGAATATGGCTACATGTATTTCAGGGACCGCAGTGGTGACACATTTCGTTGGCGAGGGGAGAACGTTTCCACCACAGAGGTGGAGGGAGTCCTTAGCCGGCTGTTGGGTCACACTGATGTAGCTGTCTATGGAGTTTCTGTACCAG gtGTGGAGGGAAAGGCCGGTATGGCAGCAATAGCTCACGCAGGAGGCCAGTTTGACCTCGATGCGTTCTTGATTGCTGTACAGAAAGCCCTGCCATCCTACGCACGCCCCGTCTTCCTCCGACTCATGCCCTGTGTTGACACTACAG GTACCTTCAAAATCCAGAAGACACGAGTGCAGAGGGAAGGATACAAGCCAAAAGACTCGCTTGAAGAGATTTATTTTCTGAACAGTTGTGCTGGGCATTACGAGGCTGTCACCGATGAACTATATAGTGCCATCATGGAGGGGAGAGTGTGTCTATGA
- the LOC123969875 gene encoding adhesion G protein-coupled receptor E5, with product MGSGKELLILGLLCMLWKCFSACTLGFESKGRVCVDTNECIDPGFCGNHSKCFNTNGSYYCQCQHGFTHNHGKSNFKSTEGQCIDFNECLDNFSICGPAANCSNHIGNYSCTCHAGYTTAISHVGCIDINECKEAKKKGEDLCGVNGTCENIDGSYKCKCPKGYTNYGDEQTKCSKLSCDNFNADSGPTLSLGGLADILFMMRNSCLALSNPSAASEGKADGEALLEKLFTATDSILSPGHVDSSEDVSRLLGLVESAIMLIGPQLKHNRTKMETSETDTEIAVQRGKTPPTGSIHLNNENARLDTDWTTAAGTGPYPGFALAALLSYKNLQSSVNKYFDELTGHEKDGVNPTFQISSRVVSVVVSNPSTQNLRRPVNITLRHLQETEESHEVSYICAYWSNKGAWSTDGCYQQHSNATHTVCKCEHLSSFAVLMALYPMEHTFGLLLVTKIGLTISLLCLILCILTFKFCRSIQGTRTTIHLHLCVCLFMADLIFLAGISQTEPVGGCRFVAAMLHFFFLAVFTWMLLEGVQLYRMVVLVFNANIRPLYLFLTGYGTPLVIVSISGIIRPKGYGTNQHCWLSLKDGLIWSFFGPVCFIIILNVFFFIVTVWKLAQKFTSLNPDLSKLHKMKAFTVTAIAQMCILGLMWVFGAFLFEESPIVVAYIFTILNSLQGALVFIMHCLLSKQVRDEYAHFLSCICTPEKKRLSDFSSTNPSSSQSQGSRSGPITGESQI from the exons ATGGGGTCTGGGAAGGAGCTACTTATTCTTG gcTTATTGTGTATGCTGTGGAAATGTTTCTCTGCTTGCACCTTGGGCTTCGAATCAAAAGGCCGTGTCTGTGTTG ATACGAATGAGTGCATAGACCCCGGATTCTGTGGGAATCACTCAAAATGCTTCAACACGAATGGCAGCTACTACTGTCAGTGCCAGCATGGGTTCACACACAATCATGGGAAAAGTAACTTCAAAAGCACAGAGGGACAGTGCatag ATTTCAACGAGTGCCTCGATAATTTCAGTATCTGTGGTCCTGCTGCTAATTGTTCTAACCATATTGGGAACTACAGCTGCACCTGCCACGCTGGGTACACAACTGCCATTAGCCATGTAGGCTGCATAG ACATTAATGAATGCAAGGAAGCCAAAAAGAAAGGGGAAGACCTCTGTGGAGTAAACGGGACTTGTGAAAACATTGACGGGAGTTACAAATGCAAGTGTCCAAAGGGATACACTAATTATGGCGACGAACAGACCAAATGCTCAA AGCTTTCCTGTGACAACTTCAATGCAGACAGTGGGCCTACACTG tCGCTTGGAGGCCTGGCAGACATTTTGTTCATGAtgagaaacagctgtttggcTCTGTCTAACCCAAGTGCCGCTAGTGAAGGGAAGGCTGATGGAGAAGCGCTACTGGAG AAACTTTTCACAGCGACCGACAGCATCCTGTCCCCTGGTCACGTGGACAGCAGTGAAGATGTGAGCAGATTACTCGGTTTGGTAGAGAGCGCCATTATGCTCATTGGTCCACAGCTCAAACACAACCGCACTAAGATGGAGACCAGTGAGACAG ACACAGAGATTGCAGTGCAGAGGGGAAAGACTCCACCCACCGGATCAATCCATCTGAACAATGAGAATGCTAGACTCGACACTGACTGGACAACAGCAGCTGGGACGGGACCATACCCTG GTTTTGCTCTGGCTGCATTGTTGAGCTACAAGAACCTTCAGAGCTCTGTTAACAAGTACTTTGATGAGCTCACAGGACATGAAAAAGATGGTGTGAATCCCACCTTTCAGATCTCCTCTAGAGTTGTGTCTGTTGTAGTTTCCAACCCATCTACTCAGAACTTGAGACGCCCTGTCAACATCACCCTCAGACATCTACAG GAAACGGAGGAGTCCCATGAGGTCAGCTACATCTGTGCATACTGGAGTAATAAAGGGGCCTGGTCCACAGATGGCTGCTATCAACAACACTCCAAtgccacacacactgtgtgtaaatgtgaacaTCTGAGCAGCTTTGCTGTGTTAATGGCACTCTACCCTATGGAG CACACCTTCGGGCTCCTGTTGGTGACCAAGATAGGGCTGACCATCTCCCTGCTTTGTCTCATACTGTGCATCCTGACGTTCAAGTTCTGCCGCTCTATACAAGGGACCCGGACCACCATTCACCTGCACCTCTGTGTCTGCCTCTTCATGGCTGACCTCATCTTTCTGGCTGGCATTTCACAAACTGAACCTGTG gGTGGCTGCAGGTTTGTTGCAGCGATGCtccatttcttcttcttggcGGTGTTTACCTGGATGCTGTTAGAAGGGGTTCAGCTGTACCGTATGGTGGTCCTGGTGTTCAATGCCAACATTCGGCCCCTCTACTTATTCCTCACTGGTTATGGGACACCCCTAGTTATAGTCAGTATATCTGGCATCATTAGGCCAAAGGGATACGGCACTAACCAGCA CTGCTGGCTGTCCTTGAAAGACGGCCTCATCTGGAGTTTCTTCGGCCCCGTGTgcttcatcatcatcctcaaCGTCTTCTTTTTCATCGTCACCGTCTGGAAGCTCGCCCAGAAGTTCACCAGCCTCAACCCAGACCTCTCTAAGCTACACAAAATGAA AGCTTTCACAGTGACAGCTATCGCCCAGATGTGCATACTGGGTCTGATGTGGGTGTTTGGGGCCTTCCTGTTTGAAGAAAGCCCCATAGTGGTTGCATATATCTTCACTATCCTCAACAGCCTGCAGGGAGCGCTGGTCTTCATCATGCACTGCCTCCTGTCTAAACAG GTGAGAGACGAGTACGCCCATTTCCTCTCCTGTATCTGCAcaccagagaagaagagattGTCAGACTTCAGCAGTACCAATCCCTCCAGCAGTCAGTCACAA GGTTCTCGGAGTGGGCCGATCACTGGAGAGTCCCAAATATGA